The proteins below come from a single Pseudomonadota bacterium genomic window:
- a CDS encoding glycosyltransferase family 9 protein, with protein MSIPAVVAIRNTFSEAHISWLVEGSVGQLLSHQEFIDNVIEFPRHSIVRAFKKSDPIRGIREIKTFIKKLREINYDIIADFHGIIKSAIFSMLARGDRRLGFGKMYAKEKSHFFYGETVTANNKRIHKVERNMLIARHLGANGDIPQVSLTVPTHFDAYIDDFFSKAGLTGPVFAVNPFSSSGSIFKRWGLKQYEEIIKKIYDTVGAQVIILWGPGEKRDAEHLRKMGGDRAILSCPTNVPQLFSLLKRIDMYIGGDSGVMHLAAFAGCPMVAIFGPTDVNINAPYSKNCTIVRKDLLCSPCKNKNCQSRKCLTDITVGEVFEAILKMDSRHDAISS; from the coding sequence TTGGTCAGTTGCTTTCGCATCAGGAATTCATAGACAATGTGATTGAGTTTCCCCGACACAGCATTGTCAGGGCTTTTAAGAAAAGCGACCCCATTCGTGGAATCCGGGAAATAAAAACTTTCATCAAAAAACTGAGGGAAATTAACTACGATATTATTGCTGACTTCCACGGGATCATTAAAAGTGCCATATTCTCCATGCTCGCCAGAGGGGATAGAAGGCTTGGATTCGGGAAGATGTATGCTAAAGAGAAAAGCCATTTTTTCTATGGCGAGACAGTCACAGCAAACAACAAGAGAATCCATAAGGTGGAGCGCAATATGCTGATTGCACGTCATCTGGGCGCCAATGGGGATATTCCGCAGGTATCGCTCACTGTGCCGACACATTTTGACGCATACATTGATGATTTTTTTTCAAAGGCAGGGTTGACCGGTCCGGTTTTTGCAGTAAACCCTTTTTCAAGCAGCGGGAGTATTTTTAAGAGATGGGGTCTGAAACAGTATGAAGAGATTATAAAAAAAATATATGATACCGTTGGGGCTCAAGTTATAATACTCTGGGGGCCCGGGGAGAAAAGGGATGCAGAGCATTTAAGAAAAATGGGGGGCGACAGGGCGATCCTTTCCTGCCCTACTAATGTGCCTCAGTTGTTTTCCCTCCTCAAGAGGATTGACATGTACATTGGTGGAGATTCGGGGGTTATGCACCTCGCAGCCTTTGCCGGCTGCCCCATGGTGGCAATCTTTGGCCCCACGGATGTAAATATCAATGCCCCGTACAGCAAAAACTGTACCATAGTGCGAAAGGATTTATTGTGCAGTCCATGTAAGAATAAAAACTGCCAGAGTAGAAAATGTCTGACGGATATTACGGTGGGAGAGGTGTTTGAAGCGATACTCAAAATGGATAGCAGGCATGATGCTATCAGCTCATAG